A segment of the Branchiostoma floridae strain S238N-H82 chromosome 10, Bfl_VNyyK, whole genome shotgun sequence genome:
AGAAGGCTTAAACGTTATGTCATCTAAAGCTAAGTAACAGATCACGATTTCCAAACATCCAATAAATTCCATATAATAATCATGTGCAATTGCTGACTTCTGCACTAGACCAAAATGAGGTTCTCCCTGACTAGACCATTTTGAAAGTAATTAAGATGGGGGTGGTCAGGACATTTTTCTCCTTCACTCATACTGCATTGTACTGAACAATTTTGACTATGCCTTAGATTCATAATGAATATTTTTCTCTGAATGCCACCTTCAACCtttaaagaaaatatcaatttttcttgtgcaatttaGAATGAAAACCTTACAACCTCAGCTAACACTCCCTTTTGGAGTAGAATTCCCCTTAAAATAGCATGAAAATGtaattcttgtatcttaacagTGCCTGGTGAGGGCCTTGTCACATTTGTACAGAGCTATCACCAGCTTTAAATTCTtatgtcccactcattgttgggGAGCCCActtcatttatttttctgtcatttttagctcacaaaaatacattttcatcaattctaTGTCATGAAGTTAAAATATTTGGGACGGACAAATTGCAATTTCATTCATGCaaagaagcaaatttctgtccagAGGAACAAGCCCTGGAGACAGCTCTACAACAATAGGTTTATGACAACTAAAATTTTGGATGTTTTGCAACAGAAAAGGTTGCCATAGTTCCTTTCTGGCATTCAACTCTGTCATAGCCTTTTTGGAGAGCCTAGGATTTAACAGCTGTTTGAAGAATAAGATTTAGACCTGAAGGAATGACGGTGCTACGCGTGATTTGCGTTGGCAGCTTTTGGTGTCCGTGGGTAACACACAAGTAGAGCGAGCTGTATCAGTCCCAGTAGAGCACCGAGTAGGTTAGGAACCtggagaaacaacaacaacatgcagAGGAGGTAACAGTCACAGGACAAGCTtttgtttactgtaaatgcagaaatgttcacggtggattaatgttcgcggtttttgcggcggccgcttcaccgcgaatttatagccaccgcaaacatttttccctgacagtaagagactacagtgcatggtgctaccgcgaaattaaaaccacagcgaaaagtccattttcctgctaccgcgaacttaaatgcatttacagtacataggAACATGGTGGCATATACAATTCTAATTACTACTTCATGCTTAGGAAGCAGAGAGATTTAATATAGATGTTCCACTTGCACATGAAAACTTGAAacgaaatactagtagtacattaTTCTATCTAAAGATATCTAATAGTATCAACAAGGTCATTATGTGATATTTACGTGATGAGAGGCTTTCTACAGACATTTGTATCTGAGTATGTAGACTATACCAAAAATATATGCTTCATTCTGTTTTACACAAGCACTTGAGAAAAATAGTGCAAGTTTCATATCATATATTCTAAGTTTGAGTTGAAATGGACTTGCCCCTGAATATTGATGTCTCTAAATTATCAAATAACTCTACATGACATTAAACTACACTCTCTAGATTTTTGATAAAAATAGAAAGATTTCCTTAACTAGACATACATTTGGTacaaaataaaagtacatttgttgACAATGACTGAAGAAAAATCACATGGACTATTGCAAAGATATGACCTTATATTCATACTACAATGAATCTACGAATTATTCTATAATTGCACATGGCATTCTTGTGTTCATGTGGAATGTATGAAAGAAGATATTGATATATTAAATGATGTAGACATTCTGTTTTACGTATACAAAAATAGATCTGTTTTCTGGGTAAGGCACAATTCAGTCAAGTTTGACAATTTTTCTatctttgaaacattttttaGGAGAATCATTAAAAGTACATGGCTCTTAAGACAGTTTGCAAGGTAATATGGttccttatagttatacaaacAAAAATCTACAACACTCCAGAAATTTAGCAAAGTCCAAAGAAGGAAAGATATAGCGTGGAAATATTATTTTggaattgttttaaaaaacttttcttATTGATATGGATGGAAGAAGCCTTCTAGAGAAGTATACATATGTGGGATGTTGAGATGATATGCTGAATAAAAGAAAGGACATCAAAAATTGGGAAGGGCAGATTCTAGAAGGGCAGATTCTACTGTACttacagaacaaaaatgtgATCCCTGTACATTTAGCATGCAACATTTCTCATTACATGGCTTACAACAATACAAAGTTTGACACCAAAAAATTGTTttgactttaagtttaacatagTACACCACAATGCAACAACTGTTagcagaaacaaaaaaaaaataaagcaacacaagaaaaataacagcttattttgttttagagaaataGATGCGGTCGTGGCTGGTCGTGCTTTTCATAGTTGAGCGATACGCGGCGGTGTCCGTGGGTACAGGAGGTACAGGGGGAGTTGGGAGAAACTCAGTAATGCGCCCAGAAGGCTGGGGATCTGGAAAGAAGACGGGGCACCCTCACTTGTCAACTCTACTTCTTCCCATGGTTTGGTTATAAGACTTtcaaaaaaatacaaacctCTTACAAGTTACCATAATAACTCAAAGAAAAGGGGAAAGGGTTAAAGTGGACTTTCAACAGGgcaaatgtgaaaaaattatgTGGAAAGGTAGTTGTTTGTATGACTACCATGATTGTGCAGTTTTACATATCCAACTGTTTTAACTGCATTTTACAGTTAACATATTCACAGATCCATGTATTAGTATTGCTGCTTCATTGAGATTCAACCATGCTGTTGTGTGCTGTCCATGTTTGCATGTTGCTGTCAAtatgtagtactacatgtatattgctgcCAAACCAAAGCCACTATTGTATTTTCCTAAGGACAGTTGCTTGGAGATAATTATGCTGTTGTGTTGTGCTGCTGTCCTATATGACAGTAGCTGTACACGAGTGATGTTGTATTGCTGTCTGATACAGTTGTGTAGAAACAGACAGCTGTTCTGTTAATGTTCAGTCCAGTGACAGATGTGTACAGGCACCACTTTGTGTTACTACCTAAGCTAATAACAGTTGTATGGTGACTGAGTGTTCCTGTACATTGGTTAATGACAGCACTTTGTGTTGCTGTCAAAGCTGATGACAGTTGGGTGGTGACTGCGTGTTGCTGTCCATTTTCATGACTGCTGTGTAATTTTTGCTGTCTAAAGGATGATTTTGCTCTTTCTAACCCCACTACTCTCAGAACGCTTGTCTATCATCAATTGGGATGAACAGATAGGTACATAAAAACATGATAACATGCATGATGGTCTCAAAACCAGGATAGTAAAACACATACCTGTATGAACAAGTCATTGACCAGTCTGCCATAGATGTACCACTCTGAAGACACCACAAAGTTGGCCACAGATAAGGCAGGAGTCATGGTCTCTGTGCATCTGGTCTTCAGGACTTCAGCCTACAACAATAAAGATAGATATACAGGAATAGAACTACACATAATTTTGTTGCTAAGCAGGGTTCTTTAAGTATACAAAATTAAGCATCAGTAGTTAACTACAGGGACCGCAAGGACCACTCCAGTGTGGAGATGAACGCAACTCGGTTTAATGTACTTCTAACTGGCTTAACAACAAGATGGCGGAGAACATCTGGGACACTTCCCTCATTACCATATTGGTGATACAGTAGTGGTTCATTAGCATACCGCTGACGtcataacattacataatatATCTGGCGAAGAGGGACTGGTATTGAAACTTTGAACCTTTCAGAATGAAGCTTTTATCAACTACTTTTCTGAAAACCTATATAATAGTAGAAGTAGCAAAGACTTAATCCTTTTTGTCAGTAATTGTAAGTATTGCCTgattcacactcactcactcactcactcactcactcactcactcactcactcactcactcactcactcactcactctagCTCACTCATTCAGGAAGGGCATCTGGCCGTGATACCCCTGCTTCAAACCCTTTAAGTCAAGATGTTGTTTTTTGCCTGATCTATCTTTTGCAGGTCAGCAATCAGACCCGAACAACATCCTGGAACCTTCGCAAGATGGGGAACAATGGACATTAAACCGGAGagtgattcattcattcacacactCTTTATAAACTGTACAGCTGTAGCCCACTCCTCACCATGGTAGCCAGCGGTGACCCGTACATGAGAACAGCACAGCCCGAGGCCATGAGACCCAGGTGGAAGGCTGCCACGGAGTCGTCTGGTGAGAAGAACTTCACATAGATCAGGACGGGAAACAACACCGCTCCTCCCGCTAACAGCTGGTTATGGAGGGTGTTCTGGAAACAAGGGAAAATCTTGTTAATCTTTTTCTGACTTTTTACAAGAAAATCTTCATCATCAACAATGACTGAACAAGGAAACTATTGAACTCTTTCCTTGGTTTCAAGTAGCAGttgaattttctcaaaatcaCACAAGATACAGCTGATTATAGAGGGTGTTCTGGAAACAATTTAGCAAAATCCTGTAACTTCTCTGGCATAAAAATCAGGGATTTTGTAACAGCATCATAAACAATGACTTGACAAGGAAACTATAGAAATCTTATTTCTTTCTTGGCCTCTAGTAGCACTTGAATTGTCTCAAAATCGCATAAGTTACAAGAGAAAGTAAATTGTGGACAGCAAATAAAGAAAATTGGTTACTCTATGGTTAATGAATGTCAGACTTTATAATAGTTTGTCCTACCTTTTGTTTAGTGTAGACATAGTAAACCACCAAGTAGCTAGTCTGTAGGAGAGCTCCTATAGAGTTGACCACCACAAGTGTTTTGTCTTGAACCAAGACTCCATACTTCAGCCAGAATGTGCAgctgtacaaaaaaaatagaggaaacaaaagaaaaaagtaCACTTAATTTGGATTTCATATCATTGTCACAGTTGAATATTTACGAGGCAAACTTAATGTGCgtttttttgtttatctatCTAATTCTTTATCTATTGAGATTCGCGACATAAGTGAAATGACTGGCATATTAAAGCTGACTGCCACCACCCGGAGACTATCATAGAAGCTCATTAGTGTtggtagtacaatgctaaactttcttctaacacaaaGGTATATACAGATCAAAGACAGGACGGAAAAGAGTGTAACTGTTaaatttgatccactcacacagggaaggTCAGTGTAACATTGGGGTTTGCTAAGGATTCAAATCCTGGATCCAGAAGTCAAAGTTATACAACAACGCTTTAAGTACAATACCATAGTAACACCTGCCACCTTTGTTTGTATACCTTAAGTCACCATCTAACGATCTAGACAGACACTGATGAGGTGCATGTTTGTTCTTAGATCTGGATGTGTTTCCTTTGGTACTTACTTGATCAGTGTAGTGAGGAATGGGTAGACTGTGACTCCTGCAGTCGATCCCTGTTGGGTGATCTTTGAAGCAATAACCCTGTAAAAATAATCAACAAACCACAGGTAAACTCACTTCACAGGTCCTGTGAGAATTTAGTCATGTGCCACTGTAATCTATGTTGCTGTAAATTGCATAAGACTAAGTAAGAGCAAATTCTCACTGGAGTCCACCCATGCAAACATGGTTGCTTTTTCTCTTAATCTCTTTAATGCTAACTGTAACGTCATATTCTGTATACAAATAAACTAGAATCCTACAGCATTGGGCTTTATCAATAATTTGTGGTGCTATTTCTAACGTTTAATATATGAAAATTATGCACAGGTCAGAAAACCTAAAAAATAATTCAGGTTGAAAATACTTACGATCCTGTGAGAAACTGCCCAACTGTACAGACAGTCGCCAGAAGGGACATCACAGAGACGAGAGAGAGGTCCTCGAACATTGTTGTTCACGGAAACGCAAGTtcaactaaaagtaaaactccAAAATAATTTATGgctgagggaggggggcggtccCTCAAATTTGGCAGCTACGAAAATCCAAGAAATAAACGAATCTGCATTCACAAAGTATTCTCACGCCCAGTTCTACCTAATCAGAAGCATCACTGGAATGCAAAtatggtgaaaatttggttcAAATCCCTCGCATATGGGAGAAATTTGCAAAGTTTTATCCGGAAAAGTTCCACGTCGGCTTTGTTTTGGTCCTTACCGCCATCTTGGGCTCCAAATCTCGCGGGAAATCCCGGGGATTTAAATTTGGCCTTTAAATTTTATCAAGGTAAATCTTCACacaatcataacaaaaataTAGACAAGGTTTAGGAGAAGAAACTGCCATGAATAAGAGCAttgttatacaaaatgtatgttggagatttttttttaaaatcgtgGTTTCGTCCATTTAACCTTTGacatccaaaatggccgcctcCAGTAAATACGAAATCGGACATACTTCGTAACTAGAGTGTAATATTAGCTGTTCCAGCAAATACGAGAACAGGTTTGCGCGTGAGTAACTCATGTTAGGGAattaacataaaaattaaaatcgacgttcaaaaacacttctaaAGACCTGCCAAAGAAAAGACTCTTGCACTATCATGTTAGGTTGTtagggtttgacgtttggcaaaattattccatcattgttcttatatatctacctatggtaaacagtgagatccaaaactacaccttcttgtaacctcaccattgcatttttatttcctattgttacacctgcacctggcacatatccccaatgtgtatactagtgtattggttcattccatacagaggtgacagggatggtcacagttccTCTTTCTcctagttgtggatctgtgcagccactggcttcatatccctaatgtgtacatAGTGATTCACCCCTGCACACAGTGGTGCCTAATTGACCAGCTTGACAGGGGTATTTATTGCCCAGCTGGTTTGCTCTAGAATTACCAGATAAACTAGGACCACTCTACTCCTgtcaaaaaggggtgtaaatattttttaaaaacaaaccacaaaactgctgcaaacttctaatgcgcgCTGTAGCACAATGACTCACaatatctatccccatagcaaacgtgatcgcaaacggtccggaatcacaaacatccctaccagaatcaagacctgctttttcaaacaggtaataagaatgaaaggaaatacaataatacatgtttttttaagttatCAAATTGGAATTATATCTGTTTTAAAATAGGATATACCCGTACCTTTTAATGTTACCCACAAAGTCCTAAATCTGGGGCGCAATCCTCTGGAGACAACCCAAATACTTTTTCCAGACACTGCATACGACAAGATATATTCCATTTTCAAAGTATCTGTACGATcgttgtgacagtgtttctgcttcgtacagaaataattctttggtagcgcaaactttgacatttgattCAACTAGAAGCGTCcgtgatgatgaaattgttttttttactgcaagccttagttgcaataatttttttgaatatcattatgataagaCCCTTTAACAACCCGGCCAAAAAGGACAGGTAAAGAGCATTTACCTATCGCTTCATCTCATATATCCACTCCTCTTCGTCCCTTCTTCATGATCATCCTGCTCCTGACAGCGTCCTACTGCCCTGACCTCGTTTCTGccaagttgacaaaaaaatgtaaaaaaaaaaaaattacaccaacCTCGAAAGCTTGGACATATTCTACAAACATTCCGTAGGCTGTGGTGGGGACTGGCGCATGCTATACTAAATCTATCAGCCACAactacataacatgtataaaacatacgtGGAAAACACGTATTGCATGACAAGTccgtttttgtaaatatctcgacaaacttagaaaatgttgaatcagGGTTTAGTCAGTTGATTTTGTAGtcgctttttttcacaattgaaaCAAGGAGGCAGAGGAAAGAAAGTTCCACGTCACAAACACGGACAACTTTAGTGAGGGTTGACAAATGTCACTTTGTCAGAAAAACCATGTCAGAAACAGACAAGTTCAGCGAGGTTTCACAAATGTAGAATATCCATGTTACAAAGTTTGTATACAAACAGACTATATCTGTGAAGgttgacaaatatagaaagTCCATGTGACAAACGGACAATTTCCATGCGGTTAAGATCACATCTTATATATGTATTAGCTTATTGATTATTTGACATTTCCTGTGATGTTGTGATATGAGCTGTTTCAAAAGTCCTAAGTATACCAGCAAGCCCAAAGACAACGAAAAGCCAACGAAAGTCTTCTTACCTTCCTTTGTTTCGAATGACATCTTTCCATTTATATACatcatgcaatttcaaaacgtttttCTAAAGGGCAAGTAACTGTTGGTGATGGCCGTAATTTCATTCAAACCTTTGACTAGATCTATTTCCTTAAATATAacttgatggctgttatgtacatatacttctgtaagttgtgtccaagtttcgttgtagtaggatgaaaaatgcctaCGTTACAGGGTTGAAAAGATAGTAACCCCTACGTGCCCCCAGACCCGCGCCGGGTCTCTCTGGGGGCACCTTAAGCTTAATCCGGGCAATATCGAATAAGTCACGACctgtcattcaaatgtcaatcaactgtTTCTTCGGATTGCACCTGGTGGCTTTCTCACGGTGTGGATTAGGGCAAGTAACTGTTAGTGATCGAGATCGAGAAAAAATCATCTCCTCCCACTTGTCAGCAGAAGTCAGcttgatttaaaatttgtatacatatacatgtatctgtgttatCCAAAACAGGGGAACAAGATTAGGGGATGCTGTTTTATATCAAAGTTACTCATGCAGGATGTTTtctacttattttttaaaaatctttttacttggtttcgacttactttttaaaatctttttactataaaaacactttcgacttattttctaaaatctttttactataaaaaaattcgacttatttttaaaaatgtttttacttggtttcgacttatttttaaaaatgtttttgcttggtttcgactaattttctaaaatgtttttacttactaattggtttcgacttatttttaaaaatctttttactataaaaaaactttcgacttattttttaaaatcttttactataaaaacttttgacttatttttaaaaatctttttacttggtttcgactcattatctaaaatctttttactaactttcgacttatttttcaaaatctttttacttggtttcgactcattatctaaaatctttttactaactttcgacttatttttcaaaatctttttacttggtttcgactaatttttaaaaatctttttacttggtttcgacttatttttgaaaaaaatcttttaacttggtttcgacttatttttaaaaatcgttttacttggtttcgacttattttttaaaatcttttcactataaaaaaaactttcgacttatttttaaaaatctttttacttggtttcgactaattttctaaaatatttttaattggtttcgacatattttttaaaattttttacttggtttcgacttatttttaaaaatctttttacttggtttcgacttattttctaaaatctttttactaactttcgacttattttttaaaatctttttattataaaaaaaactttcgacttatttcttaaaatctttttacttggtttcgactaattttctaaaatatttttaattggtttcgacttattttttaaaatctttttacttggtttcgacttattttttaaaatctttttacttggtttcgactaattttctaaaatatttttaattggtttcgacttattttttaaaatctttttacttggtttcgacttattttttaaaatctttttacaaaaaaaactttcgacttatttttaaaaatctttttgcttggtttcgacttatttttaaaaatctgtttactataaaaaacttttgacttattttttaagatctttttaccataaaaaaaaactttcgacttatttttaaaaatctttttacttggttccgatttattttaaaaatgtttttacttggtttcgactcattttttaaaatctttttacttggtttcgacttattttctaaaatctttttactataaaaaaaattcgacttatttttaaaaatgtttttacttgatttcgacttatttttaaaaatgtttttacttggtttcgacttattttttaaaacatttttacttggtttccacttatttttaaaaaatctttttactataaaaaaactttcgacttatttttttaaatctttttactataaaaacttttgacttatttttagaaatctttttacttggttttgACTTATttgctaaaatctttttactaactttcgacttattttttaaaaactttttacttggtttcgactaattttctaaaatatttttaattggtttcgacttatatttaaaaatctttttactataaaaaatctttcgacttattttttaaaatctttttacttggtttcaacttattttttaaaattctttttacttggtttcgacttattttttaaaatctttttacttggtttcgacttattctttaaaatcattttactataaaaaactttcgacttatttttaaaaatctttttattgttgttttcaatcGTACCTTTTGATAAAGGGTGATTGGTCTATTCAACATATGAGAAAGAGATATGCTATCGAGTATGCCTCTTTTCCTAGTGTGTCATAGGCTACACCTGCCTTGGGGTGCTTGATTGACGGGACATGTGCGTGACCGGTGCATGAACCCCAGAGTTGACCCCGGGGTCGTCACGCTGAGGACTGCGTTCAGGCGAAGTAATCTTGCAATAACATCTTAGGCACGTAATGTGTCATTCAACCGGTCACTGTAGTTTTCCGCCTtgacaaataaaattttgcatagtCATTAATATTAATTGTATTTACATCGTTTTTACCGAATCATGGCTGAGAAATTTGCATATACTAGCCAAATTTCTGTGTGTAGGCGGGACTCAAACAGTTACAGAATAACACAGACCAACTCCTCGGTTCCAGGGGGCGACCTGCCCGACGaaaactctacaacagacctggGAACCCCCTGAGTTAGAGTCTCCGCGCGATGAAATTTATAGAGATCAGGGTAGCATCCAGGCTACCAGTCTCTGGGAGTTCTTCCACATTTATTTTGGGAATTGTACCGCTGAGGAGTCCGCTGTAGCTCCTAGACTTTTTCGTAGAGTCTAGAGACGTGTTGCCGCCCGTCGGATCACCACAATATGTTTTGTGCCGAAGTAAACAGGCAAGGACAGTACTTCTAAAAATTTGGGCAGAAAACGAGGTAGGTGTTTTATTTAATGTGACTGTGTTCGACTAACGCCGGCGGCATATGTCCATAAAAGGACCCAGTCGGACAGTTtggggggaacgaaaagtacgttacaaatgataacaagaacaaaaaacgagcaaactccaattcccttgtaaaaaaaaaacttaaggtaTGTATGGGTATGATCAACGTTAATAGGTACGTTTTCATTATGGTGGCCATCATGCTGATGCAACATTCGTAATTTCTCTTCTTTTGggctgtttaattttttttaaatttgtgggTTCGACATCTCTCACGCACCCCGGCCATCAAGCACTAATCTGAAGGGGCTATTGTTTCTTGTCCGTAATCTGGGACGCTGTCCGTAATCTGGGACGCAGTGTAACCATATCCACATTCCAGATGTTTCACGTCGAGTTTGCATGGGGTTGTGCGATATACAGATCAGATTGTGTTAGAACTATGGTGTTTTTCTATGTTTCGAGAATATGTTCACGCTTTCAAGTTTGGtgcaattccttttttttgtacatgtcaacTCAGCAGACACGAGGTTGGGGCTGCAGGTGGGTTAAAACCAGGTGCAGGATGATGGGACGACGAGGAGCGGAGATCAGATTAAGCTACCGGTGGTCGACAAGGCAAGTCCGAGGAAGCGGTCGCCGACGTAGCCAGGAAGCCATAGTTCCAACGGCCTCTACACAGTTCCCCAACTCCAGAGCTGACGCCACC
Coding sequences within it:
- the LOC118424414 gene encoding sugar transporter SWEET1-like isoform X2, producing the protein MFEDLSLVSVMSLLATVCTVGQFLTGSVIASKITQQGSTAGVTVYPFLTTLINCTFWLKYGVLVQDKTLVVVNSIGALLQTSYLVVYYVYTKQKNTLHNQLLAGGAVLFPVLIYVKFFSPDDSVAAFHLGLMASGCAVLMYGSPLATMAEVLKTRCTETMTPALSVANFVVSSEWYIYGRLVNDLFIQIPSLLGALLSFSQLPLYLLYPRTPPRIAQL
- the LOC118424414 gene encoding sugar transporter SWEET1-like isoform X1, whose translation is MFEDLSLVSVMSLLATVCTVGQFLTGSVIASKITQQGSTAGVTVYPFLTTLINCTFWLKYGVLVQDKTLVVVNSIGALLQTSYLVVYYVYTKQKNTLHNQLLAGGAVLFPVLIYVKFFSPDDSVAAFHLGLMASGCAVLMYGSPLATMAEVLKTRCTETMTPALSVANFVVSSEWYIYGRLVNDLFIQVPNLLGALLGLIQLALLVCYPRTPKAANANHA